The region ATTcagttaaataaaatgtcaagtGTTTTAGAAATGTTAATTTTGTTAGACCAGGTCaagaaaagagcaaaaatatgcatattattatataaagacACATTTACTTTGGCTTAGTCACGtaatacaattaaaatatatcaaatgCTTTTGCTTTCTTATAGCAAAATAACATTGCCCTACAAGTGTGATGGTAGTCTATGAATTTAAACTCTGCTGCGTGTTTGATAGCTTAAAAAAGGGTAAATCATAAAAACCTCAATAATGGCCAAATCTCTGATAGTAGTCAAACTTGGCTTGACTTAAAAATATGCATCGTTGAATGCATAGTGGTTGCTTCAGTATAGCTTAGTTTTTAGCAACCTCTCAAAACTCTTTGTACAGGTCAACTGTATAGGTGCTCTGTagatttcagtgttttactAGTCTGGCCTACACATACAGATATATTTCTAGTGTACAATGAAGTGAAAACATACTCAAAAGAAAGTGTAATATAGAAAATGTTTATGAAGCATTCATGATAagtgttctttttttaactgaaatgtgctttttaaaattgatttaaTGTAAAGTATATAACTTAAGGCAAACATAAACtttgatataaaatgatgtAATAGCATTGTACTAATAATGCAGTGATTTAATTTTATAAAACATTCTAAAGTGATGAAAAATAGTGCTTTTGGAAACAATAGCTAATTTTTAATTGAGCTAATTATTGCTACTAAAATGCTAAACTGTAGTTAGCtactaattaattaaatgtatttaataaatgaacagGCGTTAAGTAAATGGAAAAggtatacatttttacatgttccAATTTTTggggggagaaagaaaagaaagaaactttaatgaaaaatatttttgtcaaaGCACTAATTATTCAGACTTTTACAGTAAAGCTGTAAATCAACAGAAGAATCTTTgcaaattttaaacatttaaaacaaagtttaaaatttagcattactgccattatcaaaattacatattaaatactCATACAACAATCATTCAATTAATTGGCTTTCTTGTGTTTTAGACACTGTGACCTTTGGTTCCCAAAAGACAATTTTGAAATTATCATTTTGTTTCTCAGTTGAAGCCAcactttttgatttcttttacatctcaaaaatttaattatgcagattttatttttaacttaatGGTGTTTCTCTTTAAAGTAATGTTTTAAGGCGTTAACACATTAATATTACAGTTTCAGGTCTCATATGCATTATGGAAAGCCATATTAATAATGAATCTCACTTAACTTTACCCATTATTTGCTTTTTAGTGTTCATTTCTGGTTTCATTATGATTATGTAACACTTTGggagaaaaatacagaataacaAACCAAAGCTTGAAGCCAAAATGGCAAATATCtccacagctacagtgaactttccaggagagctgacataagctgggATGAAGGTGATCCACactgcacagaatatgagcatgctgaatgtgatgaacttggcttcattaaaCTTATCAGGCAGCTTCCGAGCCAGAAAagctaaaacaaaacacagtagaGCCAAGAGTCCAATATAACCCAGTACAGCCCAGAATCCTACTGCTGAACCTAACTGACATTCTAGGATGATCTTTTCCTTGTAGTGCTTTAGATTTTTGAAGGGGAAAGGAGGAGATGTTGTTAACCAAAGTACACAAATTAGGACCTGTATGAGAGTGAAAGCAAGAACACTGAGTCTTTGCTGTGgaggcccaaaccatttcatgacattactgcctggaagtgtagctctgaaggccattaacaccactattgttttccccagaacacaggagatgcagaggacgaaGGTGATCCCAAACGCTGTGTGACGCAGCACACAGGACCACTCAGAGGGTCGAccaatgaaagtaagtgaacaaAGGAAACACAGAGCcagtgagaagagcagcaggaagctcagctctgagttgtTTGCTTTGACTATTGGGGTATTTTTATGTCTGAAGAATataattgctattattattgtcataaaGGCACCAATAATTGAAACTGCTGTCAGCAAAATTCCCATCGTTTCCTCAAACGACAAGAATTCAGTTTCCTTCTTTACACATTCAGTCTTATGTTGATTTGACCAGTAGTCTTGGTAGCATTGTTCACATTTAATCGAGTCTGTCAAAGAGAGATAgataacatgaataaaaaaaaaaaagttagatgCACCGGGTAGGTAGTTGAAGGAATATTTTCCACATATTATGGCTTTTTTATCTCATAAAACATGGAGAATAAATTCTAGACTTGAAAAAGACTCATTTGTAGTAACAGCGGTAATACCAACTATACTTTGTTTGTTTCAACTTTTGTGAATGTTTGTACCTGTCATATTACTGATCTCTCCTTCAGCACATGGTATACAGTCAAAGCAGCAGATaggctttcctttctgcacagccttcctGGTGCCTGGCGGgcagctctcactgcacacagacaccgGCAactatgattaaaaaaatgtttaataaccTAAAAAAATATTGGTACAGATTACACAAAGGTTATGTGAACCGTACTTTATTGAGAAAGCATTCTGTCACTGTACCTGATCTGTATTTTGTGCCCACACAATAGAGCCCATTTTCATGATTAATTGATTTTGAGCAGGGAAAGAAGAGTCATAAAGTCCTACAGTGACAAACTCATGTTGATCTTCGATAGTTTTccaatttattatttcatattttgccACAGGGTCAccatttttatcaaaataaacttcttctccttctttggTTTTGAAGCGAACTCTTTTCAGATGTTCTAGAAACTGGATGAAATAGAATAAAGTTTGAAACAGTATAACACCTACTACTTCACAAAGTGAACCATTTTAGttgacttttttaaaaaatgaatggtaCACAATTGTGCCAGAGCTGTGAAACTGTTAAGTTGAAGATCTATGTTTATATAGACACTTACAGTGAGAGGATCAGGCTGCTTCTTTGCAGGACATGTTTGTGTGCAGCCAAGAAGGTTGTGTAGGGTATGGGCAACAGCATATACTCCTTTATACACATTACAGAAAATAGGCAGCAGTGACAAGTCTGTGAATTCATTTTCTATTTCAGACAGTTTCTCCTGTCCTGTACACACTGTTGTATGTTTTAATTCATTGTGCACTGAATATTTGCACTTAAACAGTGTCTCCCAGAATTCAGTGAAAATAGCACCGCCTGCAGATTTCAGTGGATTTATATCCAGAATGAATTCCTTCAGACCCGTCACTGTTGTATCGGGTATTGCTAGCCCTATGGCTCCTTGCAGTATTTTGTGCTTATCCAGTCTGGCTACAGTTGAATCAGAGATCCAAGATTCAGTTCCCACCCACTGGTATCCAGTAATGTTGTGCTCATAAAATACGTTCAGCAAAATCTCCAAGTCCCAATAAGTGACAAATGCTACAATCACTCGAGAAGTAGAGCTTTTGATCTgctggattattctcagcacttttTCTTGTGAGTAGGTTCTAATAAATGGAAGGGAATATTCCAAACACACGCCCAACTGTTCTGCAGCCTTTGTAAAAGCAGCCATCCCATTGTTACCATAATCATCATCTCTTCTTATTGCGCCCACCCAGGTCCAGCCAAACTGCTTGACCATCTCTGCCAGTGCTCTGCTCTGGTAATAATCACTGGGAACAGTGCGCAGAAATGAGGGATATTTCCTTTTGTCACTGAGACACTCGCAAGTAGAATAAGGACTGATCTAAAAGCAGATTCACACATATGTCAGGGATTACGTTCAGTCATcatctttttccacattttaactACATTTACCATGAAGTTATAGAGTGGTTTTCATAGGTTTTATTACTTTAAATATTTCAATGAATataatattgtaaataaaatgtaaaaaaaaatacacaaaagctTACTACTGGAAAGCTTAAAGGGCCAACACTCTTTGCAATAGCTgttgatgctgatgatgatgtcTCGCCAATTATGGCTTGCACCTGGGCTGACTTTGTGCATTGCTCATTCAAGGTTGAGTTCTCATTTCCATTAACGAGTGCCATAGCCATTCTGACCGCCTTAGCTGCAGAAGTACATGTGTCATAGATCTTGTATCCCAGTGAAACACCAGGGAGTAAAGAGGAACTATTGTTGATCTCTTCTATTGCAAAAATCAAGGACTGTGAAAACTGTAAGGCTCTGACATCAAGGCTGGATTggggaaaaaggaaagaaaaaataccCAATAAGCACAGACATTTTAAGGATGACAAATAGAGGCTACTGTGAAATATAACTGTAAAATAATACATGTTCATTCAATATCAGAACATTTTAGTTTGTCTTGCTTCTTACCTCGTGCAATTCAGTGGTGATGGTTTGACCATATATGATGCTTCTGTGATTTCCCAAGTCCTATGAAAGGGGAAAATCCCTCCAATTATGATATCACCATCCTTAGAAAGTAGTGGATAAACAGGCTCTCCTTGAAGACTACATACGGTCCCATTTGTGCTGGAAAAATTGATGATGGCCATCACCACATGCAAGAGAGTAAAGATAGAATCCATCAACCTATTTTATTATTGAGTAAAGATATTGAGAATATACAAGGTCTGGTGTTTCAATTGGTTTAACCTGAAgcatttgtatatttatacagATGGAAATGCAGATCCTCTATGGTAATGTTACCCTGCTGGGACACAGTTAAAGGAGGTGTGACTTTCCAATGTAGGCAGCACTTATCTAAGAGAAATAGGCCTCATTATCTCTTTTATCTGATTGTTTTTACTGGTTCTTTACCAGTTTTTAACActttgtttgtgtagttttctgaaaatatttacttttttcttaaTGTTCATCATTTTCAGTGTTGATTATAAATCTCTCTGtagttgtatttattagtaAATCATTAATTTTAGTTAAATGTCCGAATTTCCAACCAGTCCTTCTTAAAGGATGATAAAGGAATAGGTAAATAACTAAATTGTTTTCCTAAACTGCTTAAAGCAAATGGAATCTGTTAGGGATATGCAATGGAACTTTTATGATTATGTATTGGCGTTTATGCTGGCTTTCTCATTTAGCTCTCATTATACAGTGTGCTTTTTAAAGGCTGTATTTGACAATAtacatcgatcaggcataaaattatggccacttccttgtttctacacagtttcttcattgtccattttatcagctccacttactgaataggtgcactttgtagttctacagttacagactgtagtccatttgtttctctgcatactttgctagccccctttaccctgttcttcaggggtcaggacccacattgaccctcacagagaatatattatttgagtggtgaatcattctcagcactgcagtaacactgatgtggtggtggttaGTTTGTGTGcattgcgctggtctgagtggatcagacacagcagtgctgctggagtttttaaacacctcagtgtcactgctggactgagaataatccgccaaccaaaaatatctagccaacagcgtcctgtggccacaGCTATATGCTTGGGTTACTTCTACTGCCTTTAATGCTGTCCAGTGAGCTTTTGCCTGTTCATGAGTGTGCCAGAAAAATATTACCACTACATTATTTAAAGCAGGACAGaatattattttgttaaaattgaaatgaGTTTACGAAGTAATGAAATTAGATCTGGTGCCCATTTGCTGCACCAAGATTTCCTTTAATCAAAGGTGGAAGAAGTACAAAAGCCCcttacttaagtaaaagtactagtaatccagaaaaaaaaaaatactcgaGTGACTAAGAAATTTTACCCAAGTGGAAGTATGAAAGTACACAGCTATAAATGTacttgaagtaaaaaaaaaaaaaaaaaaaaaaaaatctctaatttttttttttaaacagtttttatttCAGCAGTAAATATTGAACACCAGATCAAATAAATCCTTTTAAGTAAGGAACAGAGTGGGTGGAGTAGGAGTTGCACACACAAAACCTGCTCATGTCCTGCAGCGTCATTACATCAACATAAATCATCACATCATCaacacaaaacataaataaaaacagaatatgctgatttgcaaatccttttcaacctatattcaattgaatacactacagagacaagatatttaatgttgaaacgggtaaactttattgttttttgcaaatattcactcattttgaatttgatgcctgcaacatgttccaaagaagttgggacaggggcagcaaaagactgggaacattgaggaatgctcaaaaaaacacctgtttggaacattccacaggtgaacaggt is a window of Pygocentrus nattereri isolate fPygNat1 chromosome 7, fPygNat1.pri, whole genome shotgun sequence DNA encoding:
- the LOC108434088 gene encoding extracellular calcium-sensing receptor-like, producing MDSIFTLLHVVMAIINFSSTNGTVCSLQGEPVYPLLSKDGDIIIGGIFPFHRTWEITEASYMVKPSPLNCTSLDVRALQFSQSLIFAIEEINNSSSLLPGVSLGYKIYDTCTSAAKAVRMAMALVNGNENSTLNEQCTKSAQVQAIIGETSSSASTAIAKSVGPLSFPVISPYSTCECLSDKRKYPSFLRTVPSDYYQSRALAEMVKQFGWTWVGAIRRDDDYGNNGMAAFTKAAEQLGVCLEYSLPFIRTYSQEKVLRIIQQIKSSTSRVIVAFVTYWDLEILLNVFYEHNITGYQWVGTESWISDSTVARLDKHKILQGAIGLAIPDTTVTGLKEFILDINPLKSAGGAIFTEFWETLFKCKYSVHNELKHTTVCTGQEKLSEIENEFTDLSLLPIFCNVYKGVYAVAHTLHNLLGCTQTCPAKKQPDPLTFLEHLKRVRFKTKEGEEVYFDKNGDPVAKYEIINWKTIEDQHEFVTVGLYDSSFPAQNQLIMKMGSIVWAQNTDQLPVSVCSESCPPGTRKAVQKGKPICCFDCIPCAEGEISNMTDSIKCEQCYQDYWSNQHKTECVKKETEFLSFEETMGILLTAVSIIGAFMTIIIAIIFFRHKNTPIVKANNSELSFLLLFSLALCFLCSLTFIGRPSEWSCVLRHTAFGITFVLCISCVLGKTIVVLMAFRATLPGSNVMKWFGPPQQRLSVLAFTLIQVLICVLWLTTSPPFPFKNLKHYKEKIILECQLGSAVGFWAVLGYIGLLALLCFVLAFLARKLPDKFNEAKFITFSMLIFCAVWITFIPAYVSSPGKFTVAVEIFAILASSFGLLFCIFLPKCYIIIMKPEMNTKKQIMGKVK